A single region of the Eleginops maclovinus isolate JMC-PN-2008 ecotype Puerto Natales chromosome 4, JC_Emac_rtc_rv5, whole genome shotgun sequence genome encodes:
- the lmo7b gene encoding LIM domain only protein 7b isoform X2, translated as MEWRQQTSVSCADAFNEAQRWIEKVTGKSFGCNDFRAALENGVLLCDLINKLKPGIIKRVNRLSTPIAGLDNVSVFLKACGKLGLNVSQLFHPGDLQDLSSRATLRRDETKRRLKNVLVTIYWLGRKAHQDTFYSGPQLNFKAFEGLLGLALSKALDEGSHLFVKESWYLEREESQRMRPNYKNQFSLDSLDSLDSRVLHQNSEGWGSDAEAEQVFKMETTQPSTHRNKGYIPLPILRRKQGQEESGSQIARAYKIQVRPERQVQVNPGWIWSKSLRDIPMVYPVRKVPDEPTIYDEDQDAIMANEWNQENKRRCSVAAKDSEAMWQDDLSKWKNRRRSSKSDRRKSLDREHVITQMANGAGNTFEKNETPGGLLKRDQQSPRRHFPAPRPYCSSPHSKSLSSDLRPHTRALLARSYTTETPFSPQAPLSSQNSAHTKETSVAAMPASDANILGEETYIASLASHGAEVTTPSLDGPFSFQAQVKVQERPSPVKPTSEETQSENVFTNQISTLVTTIQPKVTTKSATTTEPKESMLSRKEHIVCRDPKVPAFYTDLAGVDGLSQEESQKISWEPAVEHAAAGYKYMSRTGCWSGSASLPRGYRRSEGSSRLSSAITARPFGTKSRVSSMPRLFNVEYNQGLLIDSEKAESISPTTKSSLKRQTATTHLKVQHVSIGQKKPNQAQQSGTEQMEEEVKGATLSSQTFQTVGYHHQPYTQTKLVPQPHSNLQTQRNTGSSLPSSANIDLPKVDHSDMRVSLTLKPNSRPDFGFQTHWDSRGARVKLIQPGSPAEQCQLCVDDEIVAVNGVAVANLNYNQWKDKMTSSLQNGSLTMDIRRYGNKDWSTSEGDHHKQPGRSRKTLNLTSAGPSLIGYPDCHANSGASSETPVRKFNGQADDVLQSKVIHGEPADSHGTAGSKDYNIISRTNQKRREEFFKQKGGSESAISDLQVPSLSPSSSSWSWDHDGDRRRQEKWQEEQERLLQEQYRRDQERLESEWRRAQQDAKGEVCWKSGKPFEMTNGGGSSASTQLHVNGLTNKNIKAVQGPDRDELKDEGTTSQSNGQGEHHDKISEPAWPEDSCGFKLSPAHRAKSFSTPALASPYKQTRGPGDERKRKGQSVSNAEKERQLILQEMKKRTNLLTDNSWIRQRSSSFYKEPIYVGVPMKRYESLDDLDTLRESPPPVATFIYPRPHSATAGYCAPSRNSSSRYSTGSMISQKSTLDSSHHPRMVSGRRTCCVCEHVLGSGAAIVIEALSLCFHLACFKCVGCHRHLGGSETGVQVRIRNRKPHCELCFYQLKSAGPPSM; from the exons ATGGAGTGGCGCCAGCAGACCAGTGTCAGCTGTGCAGACGCCTTCAACGAGGCTCAACGCTGGATTGAG aaagtcACTGGAAAATCGTTTGGTTGCAATGACTTCCGTGCTGCCTTAGAGAATGGAGTCCTGCTTTGCGA CTTGATTAACAAGTTAAAACCCGGCATCATCAAGAGAGTAAACAGGCTTTCTACTCCCATTGCTGGTCTg GATAATGTCAGTGTCTTCCTGAAAGCCTGTGGGAAACTTGGACTGAATGTGTCTCAGCTATTTCATCCCGGAGACCTGCAGGACCTGTCCTCTCGTGCAACACTCAG gcgAGATGAAACCAAAAGAAGACTCAAAAAC gttctCGTCACAATTTACTGGTTGGGTCGCAAGGCTCACCAGGACACCTTCTACAGCGGTCCTCAGCTCAACTTCAAGGCTTTTGAAGGGCTGCTAGGGTTAGCCTTGTCCAAG GCTCTAGACGAGGGAAGTCATTTGTTTGTGAAGGAGAGCTGGTAcctggagagggaggagagtcAGCGCATGAGACCGAACTATAAGAATCAGTTTTCTTTGGACAGCCTCGACTCTCTGGATTCTCGAGTCCTCCACCAAAACAGTGAAG GTTGGGGAAGTGACGCAGAAGCTGAGCAGGTGTTTAAGATGGAGACCACACAGCCCTCCACCCATCGAAACAAAGGTTATATCCCACTGCCAATCCTACGGAGAAAACAAGGACAGGAGGAGAGTGGAAGTCAAATTGCCAG AGCATATAAAATCCAGGTCAGACCTGAGAGACAAGTTCAGGTCAACCCTGGCTGGATTTG GAGCAAATCACTCCGCGACATCCCGATGGTTTACCCTGTGCGTAAGGTTCCTGATGAGCCCACCATCTATGATGAAGACCAGGACGCCATTATGGCCAACGAGTGGAATCAAGAAAACAAACGACGGTGTAGTGTTGCTGCCAAGGACAGTGAAGCAATGTGGCAAGAT gactTGTCAAAGTGGAAGAATCGTCGCAGGAGCTCAAAGTCTGACCGCAGGAAGTCTTTAGACAGAGAGCATGTCATTACACAAATGGCCAATGGGGCTGGGAATACATTTGAGAAGAATGAAACACCAGGTGGACTGCTGAAGAG AGACCAGCAGTCCCCTCGCAGGCATTTCCCTGCTCCTCGTCCTTACTGCTCCTCTCCCCATTCAAAATCCTTGAGCTCTGATCTCCGGCCACATACTCGGGCTCTGCTGGCCCGCAGCTACACCACAGAGACACCTTTCAGCCCCCAGGCTCCACTTAGCTCCCAGAACTCAGCCCACACTAAG GAAACCTCAGTTGCAGCCATGCCTGCCTCTGATGCCAACATCTTGGGAGAGGAGACATACATTGCCTCCTTGGCTTCACATGGAGCAGAAGTTACCACTCCTTCTCTGGATGGCCCTTTCAGCTTCCAGGCCCAAGTCAAAGTGCAGGAAAGACCATCTCCTGTCAAGCCCACTTCTGAAGAGACTCagtcagaaaatgttttcacaaaCCAAATCTCCACTCTGGTCACAACTATACAGCCAAAGGTGACCACAAAGTCAGCCACCACCACGGAACCTAAAGAATCCATGTTGAGTCGCAAGGAGCATATAGTCTGTCGTGATCCAAAAGTTCCTGCGTTTTACACTGATCTGGCAGGAGTTGATGGTCTGTCCCAGGAAGAGAGCCAGAAGATATCCTGGGAACCAGCTGTGGAACATGCTGCAGCTGGCTACAAGTATATGTCCAGAACTGGGTGCTGGTCCGGCTCTGCTAGCCTCCCTCGTGGTTACCGGCGGTCCGAGGGCTCATCTCGTCTCTCTTCAGCAATCACAGCCAGGCCCTTTGGGACCAAGTCCAGGGTGTCCTCAATGCCGAGGCTATTTAAC GTAGAATACAACCAGGGACTGCTGATTGACAGTGAGAAAGCGGAATCTATTTCTCCCACCACCAAATCTTCTCTTAAGAGGCAGACTGCCACCACACATTTGAAGGTTCAGCATGTTTCAATCGGACAAAAGAAACCTAACCAGGCGCAGCAGAGTGGTACAgagcagatggaggaggaggtgaaaggTGCCACTCTCTCCAGTCAGACCTTCCAGACCGTTGGATACCACCATCAGCCGTACACACAAACCAAGCTAGTACCGCAGCCTCATTCTAACCTGCAGACCCAACGCAACACAGGCTCCTCTCTCCCATCTAGTGCAAACATTGACCTCCCAAag GTGGATCACAGTGACATGAGAGTCAGCCTGACTCTCAAACCTAACAGTAGACCAGACTTCGGTTTCCAGACACATTGGGACTCCAGAGGGGCGAGAGTCAAATTAATTCAGCCTG GCAGTCCAGCGGAGCAGTGCCAGCTGTGTGTGGATGATGAAATTGTGGCTGTTAATGGAGTTGCGGTGGCAAACTTGAACTACAACCAGTGGAAGGATAAAATGACATCGTCCCTGCAAAACGGCAGTCTGACCATGGACATAAGGCGCTACGGCAACAAGG ATTGGAGCACCAGTGAGGGGGATCATCACAAGCAGCCAGGCCGCAGCAGGAAGACCCTCAATCTGACTTCTGCAGGGCCCTCTCTGATAGGTTACCCTGATTGCCATGCAAACAGTGGTGCCTCTTCAGAAACCCCAGTCAGGAAATTCAATGGGCAGGCAGACGAT GTTTTACAAAGTAAAGTCATTCATGGAGAACCTGCTGACAGCCATGGGACAGCAGGAAGTAAAG ATTATAATATTATAAGTAGGACAAAtcagaaaagaagagaagagtTTTTCAAACAGAAAG GAGGTTCAGAATCTGCAATATCTGAT CTCCAGGTGCCATCCCTCAGCCCCTCCTCATCCAGCTGGTCGTGGGACCATGATGGGGATCGGAGGCGTCAGGAGAAGTGGCAGGAAGAGCAGGAGCGCCTCCTACAG gagcaATACAGGCGGGATCAGGAGAGGCTTGAGTCAGAGTGGCGGAGGGCACAGCAAGATGCAAAGGGGGAGGTATGCTGGAAGTCAGGG AAACCATTTGAGATGACCAATGGTGGTGGGAGCTCTGCCAGTACCCAACTCCATGTGAATGGattgacaaacaaaaacataaaagcagTGCAGGGACCTGACCGAGATGAGCTGAAAGATGAAGGGACCACATCTCAAAGTAATGGACAAGGAGAGCATCATGACAAGATTTCTGAACCAGCCTG GCCTGAGGACTCCTGTGGCTTTAAGCTCTCTCCTGCACACAG GGCAAAATCCTTCTCTACCCCGGCATTAGCTAGCCCCTACAAACAGACAAGAG GTCCAGGTgatgagaggaaaagaaaagggcaGTCTGTGTCTAACgctgagaaagagaggcagCTGATTTTGCAGGAGATGAAGAAAAGGACTAATCTCCTGACTGACAACAGTTGGATACGTCAGCGCAGCAGCAGCTTTTACAAAGAGCCTATCTATGTTGGGGTTCCCATGAAGAG GTATGAGTCTCTGGACGACCTGGATACTCTCCGTGAGTCCCCCCCCCCGGTCGCTACGTTCATTTACCCTCGTCCACACTCAGCAACTGCAGGCTACTGTGCCCCGAGCAGGAACTCCTCCTCTCGCTACAGCACTGGATCAATGATATCCCAGAAAAGTACATTGGATTCCTCCCATCACCCCAG GATGGTCAGTGGCAGGAGgacttgctgtgtgtgtgagcatgtccTGGGTAGTGGGGCAGCCATTGTCATTGAGGCCCTTAGTCTCTGCTTCCACCTCGCCTGTTTCAAG TGTGTGGGCTGCCACAGACATCTCGGAGGAAGTGAGACTGGAGTCCAGGTTCGAATCCGAAACAGGAAACCCCACTGTGAGCTGTGCTTTTACCAACTCAAGT CTGCTGGTCCCCCTTCCATGTGA
- the lmo7b gene encoding LIM domain only protein 7b isoform X3: MEWRQQTSVSCADAFNEAQRWIEKVTGKSFGCNDFRAALENGVLLCDLINKLKPGIIKRVNRLSTPIAGLDNVSVFLKACGKLGLNVSQLFHPGDLQDLSSRATLRRDETKRRLKNVLVTIYWLGRKAHQDTFYSGPQLNFKAFEGLLGLALSKALDEGSHLFVKESWYLEREESQRMRPNYKNQFSLDSLDSLDSRVLHQNSEGWGSDAEAEQVFKMETTQPSTHRNKGYIPLPILRRKQGQEESGSQIARAYKIQVRPERQVQVNPGWIWSKSLRDIPMVYPVRKVPDEPTIYDEDQDAIMANEWNQENKRRCSVAAKDSEAMWQDDLSKWKNRRRSSKSDRRKSLDREHVITQMANGAGNTFEKNETPGGLLKRDQQSPRRHFPAPRPYCSSPHSKSLSSDLRPHTRALLARSYTTETPFSPQAPLSSQNSAHTKETSVAAMPASDANILGEETYIASLASHGAEVTTPSLDGPFSFQAQVKVQERPSPVKPTSEETQSENVFTNQISTLVTTIQPKVTTKSATTTEPKESMLSRKEHIVCRDPKVPAFYTDLAGVDGLSQEESQKISWEPAVEHAAAGYKYMSRTGCWSGSASLPRGYRRSEGSSRLSSAITARPFGTKSRVSSMPRLFNVEYNQGLLIDSEKAESISPTTKSSLKRQTATTHLKVQHVSIGQKKPNQAQQSGTEQMEEEVKGATLSSQTFQTVGYHHQPYTQTKLVPQPHSNLQTQRNTGSSLPSSANIDLPKVDHSDMRVSLTLKPNSRPDFGFQTHWDSRGARVKLIQPGSPAEQCQLCVDDEIVAVNGVAVANLNYNQWKDKMTSSLQNGSLTMDIRRYGNKDWSTSEGDHHKQPGRSRKTLNLTSAGPSLIGYPDCHANSGASSETPVRKFNGQADDVLQSKVIHGEPADSHGTAGSKDYNIISRTNQKRREEFFKQKGGSESAISDLQVPSLSPSSSSWSWDHDGDRRRQEKWQEEQERLLQEQYRRDQERLESEWRRAQQDAKGEVCWKSGQKPFEMTNGGGSSASTQLHVNGLTNKNIKAVQGPDRDELKDEGTTSQSNGQGEHHDKISEPAWAKSFSTPALASPYKQTRGPGDERKRKGQSVSNAEKERQLILQEMKKRTNLLTDNSWIRQRSSSFYKEPIYVGVPMKRYESLDDLDTLRESPPPVATFIYPRPHSATAGYCAPSRNSSSRYSTGSMISQKSTLDSSHHPRMVSGRRTCCVCEHVLGSGAAIVIEALSLCFHLACFKCVGCHRHLGGSETGVQVRIRNRKPHCELCFYQLKSAGPPSM, from the exons ATGGAGTGGCGCCAGCAGACCAGTGTCAGCTGTGCAGACGCCTTCAACGAGGCTCAACGCTGGATTGAG aaagtcACTGGAAAATCGTTTGGTTGCAATGACTTCCGTGCTGCCTTAGAGAATGGAGTCCTGCTTTGCGA CTTGATTAACAAGTTAAAACCCGGCATCATCAAGAGAGTAAACAGGCTTTCTACTCCCATTGCTGGTCTg GATAATGTCAGTGTCTTCCTGAAAGCCTGTGGGAAACTTGGACTGAATGTGTCTCAGCTATTTCATCCCGGAGACCTGCAGGACCTGTCCTCTCGTGCAACACTCAG gcgAGATGAAACCAAAAGAAGACTCAAAAAC gttctCGTCACAATTTACTGGTTGGGTCGCAAGGCTCACCAGGACACCTTCTACAGCGGTCCTCAGCTCAACTTCAAGGCTTTTGAAGGGCTGCTAGGGTTAGCCTTGTCCAAG GCTCTAGACGAGGGAAGTCATTTGTTTGTGAAGGAGAGCTGGTAcctggagagggaggagagtcAGCGCATGAGACCGAACTATAAGAATCAGTTTTCTTTGGACAGCCTCGACTCTCTGGATTCTCGAGTCCTCCACCAAAACAGTGAAG GTTGGGGAAGTGACGCAGAAGCTGAGCAGGTGTTTAAGATGGAGACCACACAGCCCTCCACCCATCGAAACAAAGGTTATATCCCACTGCCAATCCTACGGAGAAAACAAGGACAGGAGGAGAGTGGAAGTCAAATTGCCAG AGCATATAAAATCCAGGTCAGACCTGAGAGACAAGTTCAGGTCAACCCTGGCTGGATTTG GAGCAAATCACTCCGCGACATCCCGATGGTTTACCCTGTGCGTAAGGTTCCTGATGAGCCCACCATCTATGATGAAGACCAGGACGCCATTATGGCCAACGAGTGGAATCAAGAAAACAAACGACGGTGTAGTGTTGCTGCCAAGGACAGTGAAGCAATGTGGCAAGAT gactTGTCAAAGTGGAAGAATCGTCGCAGGAGCTCAAAGTCTGACCGCAGGAAGTCTTTAGACAGAGAGCATGTCATTACACAAATGGCCAATGGGGCTGGGAATACATTTGAGAAGAATGAAACACCAGGTGGACTGCTGAAGAG AGACCAGCAGTCCCCTCGCAGGCATTTCCCTGCTCCTCGTCCTTACTGCTCCTCTCCCCATTCAAAATCCTTGAGCTCTGATCTCCGGCCACATACTCGGGCTCTGCTGGCCCGCAGCTACACCACAGAGACACCTTTCAGCCCCCAGGCTCCACTTAGCTCCCAGAACTCAGCCCACACTAAG GAAACCTCAGTTGCAGCCATGCCTGCCTCTGATGCCAACATCTTGGGAGAGGAGACATACATTGCCTCCTTGGCTTCACATGGAGCAGAAGTTACCACTCCTTCTCTGGATGGCCCTTTCAGCTTCCAGGCCCAAGTCAAAGTGCAGGAAAGACCATCTCCTGTCAAGCCCACTTCTGAAGAGACTCagtcagaaaatgttttcacaaaCCAAATCTCCACTCTGGTCACAACTATACAGCCAAAGGTGACCACAAAGTCAGCCACCACCACGGAACCTAAAGAATCCATGTTGAGTCGCAAGGAGCATATAGTCTGTCGTGATCCAAAAGTTCCTGCGTTTTACACTGATCTGGCAGGAGTTGATGGTCTGTCCCAGGAAGAGAGCCAGAAGATATCCTGGGAACCAGCTGTGGAACATGCTGCAGCTGGCTACAAGTATATGTCCAGAACTGGGTGCTGGTCCGGCTCTGCTAGCCTCCCTCGTGGTTACCGGCGGTCCGAGGGCTCATCTCGTCTCTCTTCAGCAATCACAGCCAGGCCCTTTGGGACCAAGTCCAGGGTGTCCTCAATGCCGAGGCTATTTAAC GTAGAATACAACCAGGGACTGCTGATTGACAGTGAGAAAGCGGAATCTATTTCTCCCACCACCAAATCTTCTCTTAAGAGGCAGACTGCCACCACACATTTGAAGGTTCAGCATGTTTCAATCGGACAAAAGAAACCTAACCAGGCGCAGCAGAGTGGTACAgagcagatggaggaggaggtgaaaggTGCCACTCTCTCCAGTCAGACCTTCCAGACCGTTGGATACCACCATCAGCCGTACACACAAACCAAGCTAGTACCGCAGCCTCATTCTAACCTGCAGACCCAACGCAACACAGGCTCCTCTCTCCCATCTAGTGCAAACATTGACCTCCCAAag GTGGATCACAGTGACATGAGAGTCAGCCTGACTCTCAAACCTAACAGTAGACCAGACTTCGGTTTCCAGACACATTGGGACTCCAGAGGGGCGAGAGTCAAATTAATTCAGCCTG GCAGTCCAGCGGAGCAGTGCCAGCTGTGTGTGGATGATGAAATTGTGGCTGTTAATGGAGTTGCGGTGGCAAACTTGAACTACAACCAGTGGAAGGATAAAATGACATCGTCCCTGCAAAACGGCAGTCTGACCATGGACATAAGGCGCTACGGCAACAAGG ATTGGAGCACCAGTGAGGGGGATCATCACAAGCAGCCAGGCCGCAGCAGGAAGACCCTCAATCTGACTTCTGCAGGGCCCTCTCTGATAGGTTACCCTGATTGCCATGCAAACAGTGGTGCCTCTTCAGAAACCCCAGTCAGGAAATTCAATGGGCAGGCAGACGAT GTTTTACAAAGTAAAGTCATTCATGGAGAACCTGCTGACAGCCATGGGACAGCAGGAAGTAAAG ATTATAATATTATAAGTAGGACAAAtcagaaaagaagagaagagtTTTTCAAACAGAAAG GAGGTTCAGAATCTGCAATATCTGAT CTCCAGGTGCCATCCCTCAGCCCCTCCTCATCCAGCTGGTCGTGGGACCATGATGGGGATCGGAGGCGTCAGGAGAAGTGGCAGGAAGAGCAGGAGCGCCTCCTACAG gagcaATACAGGCGGGATCAGGAGAGGCTTGAGTCAGAGTGGCGGAGGGCACAGCAAGATGCAAAGGGGGAGGTATGCTGGAAGTCAGGG CAGAAACCATTTGAGATGACCAATGGTGGTGGGAGCTCTGCCAGTACCCAACTCCATGTGAATGGattgacaaacaaaaacataaaagcagTGCAGGGACCTGACCGAGATGAGCTGAAAGATGAAGGGACCACATCTCAAAGTAATGGACAAGGAGAGCATCATGACAAGATTTCTGAACCAGCCTG GGCAAAATCCTTCTCTACCCCGGCATTAGCTAGCCCCTACAAACAGACAAGAG GTCCAGGTgatgagaggaaaagaaaagggcaGTCTGTGTCTAACgctgagaaagagaggcagCTGATTTTGCAGGAGATGAAGAAAAGGACTAATCTCCTGACTGACAACAGTTGGATACGTCAGCGCAGCAGCAGCTTTTACAAAGAGCCTATCTATGTTGGGGTTCCCATGAAGAG GTATGAGTCTCTGGACGACCTGGATACTCTCCGTGAGTCCCCCCCCCCGGTCGCTACGTTCATTTACCCTCGTCCACACTCAGCAACTGCAGGCTACTGTGCCCCGAGCAGGAACTCCTCCTCTCGCTACAGCACTGGATCAATGATATCCCAGAAAAGTACATTGGATTCCTCCCATCACCCCAG GATGGTCAGTGGCAGGAGgacttgctgtgtgtgtgagcatgtccTGGGTAGTGGGGCAGCCATTGTCATTGAGGCCCTTAGTCTCTGCTTCCACCTCGCCTGTTTCAAG TGTGTGGGCTGCCACAGACATCTCGGAGGAAGTGAGACTGGAGTCCAGGTTCGAATCCGAAACAGGAAACCCCACTGTGAGCTGTGCTTTTACCAACTCAAGT CTGCTGGTCCCCCTTCCATGTGA